In Moorella sp. Hama-1, a single genomic region encodes these proteins:
- the dxs gene encoding 1-deoxy-D-xylulose-5-phosphate synthase, translating to MSLLAKIKEPADVKKLTPGELELLAREIRQELVQKVARTGGHLAPNLGVVELTLALHSVFNLRRDKIIWDVGHQCYVHKMLTGRREAMANLRQFDGISGFPKRAESPYDVFDTGHSSTSISAALGMALARDLKKEDYQVIAVIGDGALTGGMAFEAMNHAGHLQTNLIVVLNDNEMSIAPPVGGLAAYLSRLRTDPMYSRGKEELENLLNRLPHVGPRVLKVIDRLKDSFKYLVVPGMFFEEIGFTYLGPIDGHNIPQLREVLQHARNSRGPVLVHVITTKGKGYQPAEEHPDLFHGIGPFDPATGEPLNKGGPPSYTAVFGAEMVRQGERDDHLVAITAAMPDGTGLTPFARRFPQRFYDVGIAEQHALTMAAGLAAAGMHPVVAIYSTFLQRAVDQVIHDIALMELPVVLAIDRAGLVGEDGETHQGLFDLALLRSIPGLVLMAPKDEQELRHMLVTALQYRGPAALRYPRGAGVGVPLTGTAQPLPLGRGEILRRGRDVTILALGPLVYAALEAARDLAGDGIEATVINPRFVKPLDEELILTWADRTGRLVTVEEHILAGGFGSAVLELLARTGHQGVRVECLGIRDSFVPQGKPGLLREHLGLTPAGIKAAVQVLLQGEPALSRKRSQSRGIWGG from the coding sequence ATGAGCCTGTTGGCAAAAATTAAGGAACCGGCTGATGTCAAAAAGTTGACTCCCGGGGAGCTGGAGTTACTGGCCCGGGAGATCCGGCAGGAGCTGGTGCAGAAAGTCGCCCGCACCGGCGGCCATCTCGCCCCCAACCTGGGGGTAGTAGAGCTGACCCTGGCCCTGCATAGCGTCTTTAATCTCCGCCGGGATAAGATCATCTGGGATGTGGGTCACCAGTGCTACGTGCATAAGATGCTCACCGGCCGGCGGGAGGCTATGGCTAACTTGCGCCAGTTCGACGGGATAAGCGGTTTTCCCAAACGGGCCGAGAGCCCTTATGATGTCTTTGACACCGGCCACAGCAGTACCTCTATTTCCGCGGCCCTGGGGATGGCCCTGGCCCGGGATCTAAAAAAAGAAGATTACCAGGTGATAGCAGTTATCGGTGACGGTGCCTTGACAGGCGGGATGGCCTTCGAAGCTATGAATCACGCCGGGCACCTGCAGACCAACCTGATTGTTGTTTTAAATGATAACGAGATGTCCATCGCCCCACCGGTGGGCGGCCTGGCGGCCTACCTCTCCCGCCTGCGGACTGACCCTATGTACTCCCGGGGTAAGGAAGAGCTGGAGAACCTCCTCAATCGCTTGCCCCATGTGGGGCCCCGGGTACTCAAGGTCATTGACCGCCTCAAAGACAGCTTTAAATACCTGGTCGTTCCCGGCATGTTCTTTGAGGAGATTGGCTTTACCTACCTGGGACCTATCGATGGTCATAATATCCCCCAGCTACGGGAAGTCCTCCAGCATGCCCGCAATAGCCGGGGACCGGTGCTGGTCCATGTTATAACTACCAAAGGCAAGGGCTACCAGCCGGCCGAAGAACACCCGGACCTCTTCCACGGTATCGGCCCCTTCGACCCGGCAACGGGAGAACCGCTAAACAAAGGAGGTCCGCCCAGTTATACTGCGGTTTTCGGCGCGGAGATGGTGCGCCAGGGCGAAAGGGATGATCACCTGGTGGCCATTACAGCCGCCATGCCCGATGGTACCGGCCTCACCCCCTTTGCCCGGCGCTTCCCGCAACGCTTTTACGATGTCGGCATTGCCGAGCAGCATGCCCTGACTATGGCCGCCGGTTTGGCCGCCGCCGGCATGCACCCGGTAGTAGCCATCTATTCGACATTCCTCCAGCGGGCCGTTGACCAGGTAATCCATGATATCGCCCTGATGGAGCTGCCGGTAGTCCTGGCCATCGACCGGGCCGGCCTGGTGGGGGAAGATGGCGAAACCCACCAGGGCCTCTTTGATTTAGCCCTGTTGCGCAGCATCCCTGGCCTGGTACTGATGGCTCCCAAGGATGAACAGGAACTCCGGCACATGCTGGTTACAGCCTTGCAGTACCGGGGACCGGCGGCCCTGCGGTATCCCCGGGGCGCCGGCGTGGGAGTACCCCTGACTGGTACGGCCCAGCCTTTACCCCTGGGCCGGGGCGAGATCCTGCGCCGCGGCCGGGATGTCACTATCCTGGCCCTGGGCCCCCTGGTATATGCCGCCCTGGAGGCGGCCCGGGACCTGGCCGGGGATGGGATCGAGGCCACCGTTATCAACCCCCGCTTTGTTAAACCACTAGATGAAGAACTGATCCTGACCTGGGCGGACCGGACCGGCCGCCTGGTGACGGTAGAGGAACACATCCTGGCCGGCGGCTTCGGCAGCGCCGTGCTGGAGCTCCTGGCCAGGACCGGACACCAGGGTGTCCGGGTAGAGTGCCTGGGGATCAGGGATAGTTTCGTGCCCCAGGGTAAACCCGGGTTACTGCGGGAACACCTGGGCCTGACACCGGCCGGGATCAAGGCCGCCGTCCAGGTTTTACTTCAGGGCGAGCCGGCCCTGAGCCGGAAACGCAGTCAGAGCAGGGGGATTTGGGGTGGCTAA